One genomic segment of Primulina tabacum isolate GXHZ01 chromosome 9, ASM2559414v2, whole genome shotgun sequence includes these proteins:
- the LOC142556632 gene encoding uncharacterized protein LOC142556632, which yields MEWKKCYLDVILVPLGLLISVAYHVWLWHMVRTRPLSTIIGTNARGRRFWVASIMKDNEKKNILAVQTLRNTIMGATLMATTSILLCCGLAAVISSTYSIKKPLNNVVYGAHGEFMLAVKYVTLLLILVFSFLCHSLSIRFINQVNFLINCPPGNQSGGIVTAEYVSGLLEKGFLLNTVGNRMFYAALPLLLWIFGPVLVFLCSMTMVPVLYHLDFVFSGERRKFMGENGNNHDCGADLA from the exons ATGGAGTGGAAGAAGTGCTATTTGGATGTGATTCTTGTTCCATTAGGGTTGCTGATATCCGTAGCTTATCATGTATGGCTATGGCATATGGTTCGGACCCGTCCCCTCTCGACGATCATCGGAACTAATGCCCGTGGAAGGAGATTTTGGGTGGCCTCCATCATGAAG GACAATGAGAAGAAAAACATCCTGGCCGTCCAAACCCTCCGGAACACGATCATGGGAGCCACCCTCATGGCCACCACCTCCATCCTCCTCTGCTGCGGCCTCGCCGCCGTGATCAGCAGCACTTACAGCATCAAGAAACCCTTAAACAACGTTGTCTACGGCGCCCACGGCGAGTTCATGCTGGCCGTAAAATACGTCACCCTACTCCTCATCCTCGTCTTCTCCTTCCTATGTCACTCCCTCTCCATACGTTTCATCAACCAGGTCAACTTCCTCATCAACTGTCCTCCAGGGAACCAGAGCGGCGGCATTGTGACGGCGGAGTACGTGTCGGGGTTGCTGGAGAAGGGTTTCCTGCTGAACACGGTGGGGAACAGGATGTTCTACGCGGCCCTGCCGCTTCTGTTGTGGATTTTTGGGCCGGTTCTGGTTTTCTTGTGCTCAATGACGATGGTTCCGGTGCTGTATCATTTGGATTTTGTGTTCTCCGGTGAGAGGAGAAAATTTATGGGTGAGAATGGGAATAACCACGACTGTGGAGCAGATCTTGCATGA
- the LOC142556631 gene encoding uncharacterized protein LOC142556631 has protein sequence MAVAMKMDVASAHSSCNLKLNFPCISKPSPSNSKARLDLRPAGCVPVQQQLDSGIMCESCSGRGWLLCEFCKGQKTNVKTAESNRIYRRCPACKSIGSVLCSKCKVFRCVAFPDHNDGESLTF, from the exons ATGGCAGTTGCTATGAAAATGGATGTTGCTTCGGCCCATTCCAGTTGTAATTTGAAGCTCAACTTCCCCTGCATCAGTAAGCCATCGCCATCCAACTCAAAAGCCCGTCTCGACCTTAGACCGGCTGGATGCGTTCCTGTCCAACAACAA TTGGATTCTGGGATTATGTGTGAATCTTGCAGTGGAAGAGGGTGGCTGCTTTGTGAGTTTTGTAAAGGGCAAAAAACCAACGTCAAAACTGCCGAGAGCAACCGGATTTACCGCCGTTGCCCAGCTTGTAAATCT ATTGGAAGCGTGTTGTGTTCAAAATGTAAAGTTTTCAGATGTGTTGCGTTCCCGGATCATAATGATGGTGAAAGCCTCACCTTTTGA